From the bacterium genome, one window contains:
- a CDS encoding response regulator yields MATILLIEDNEQNRYLATFLLEQHGYAVAAAVDGRSGIELARRIQPDLVLLDIQLPQMDGYAVARALRAVPALADTPIIAVTSYAMVGDREKCLAAGCTGYIEKPIDPDTFVAELERIGLRPPRRGPAA; encoded by the coding sequence ATGGCGACGATCCTCCTCATCGAAGACAACGAGCAGAACCGCTACCTGGCCACGTTCCTGCTCGAGCAGCACGGGTACGCGGTCGCCGCGGCGGTGGACGGCCGGAGCGGCATCGAGCTGGCGCGGCGGATCCAGCCCGACCTCGTGCTGCTCGACATCCAGTTGCCGCAGATGGACGGCTACGCGGTGGCGCGGGCGCTGCGCGCCGTGCCGGCGCTGGCGGACACGCCGATCATCGCCGTCACCTCGTACGCGATGGTCGGCGATCGCGAGAAGTGCCTCGCCGCCGGCTGCACCGGCTACATCGAGAAGCCGATCGATCCCGACACCTTCGTCGCCGAGCTCGAACGCATCGGCCTGCGCCCGCCGCGCCGGGGACCCGCCGCATGA
- a CDS encoding PAS domain S-box protein encodes MLVEQAGFRAASVAWSAADSGLLTPVAVWGVDGDDDGLLADPARDPCAAAFRSGRPCVRADRGGAAFPLRCAGLVGGVLRVALARGRALDGAAAGLLEEAAADISLALDRLARDDRRRRAEAVLRDEKQFADIFIESMPGILYFYDAQGRFLRWNRNFEVASGYSGEEVARMHPHDFFAGEGRARVAARIAEVFAHGEATVEADFIAKDGTATPYFFTGKRVEYAGQSCLVGVGLDITDRRRAEARLAESERQYRELVEHANSIILRWSADGRIVFLNEFGQRFFGYAADEIIGRHVVGTIVPPTESGGRDLRHLIDDIGADPGAFEQNVNENIRRDGTRIWVAWTNRIVRDAGGRVVEILSIGHDITERRRAAEALREAELRFHTLFEQTPVGVVVLDADSGAIVECNAQAARQLGYTPRELAALRLSDLAVDAAPTGALLERLRREGGLELETQQRTRDGEVRDVFVSARLLELTGRTVCHCVFLDVTDRTRAEARIRESEAHLVEAQRIAKMGSWELDLRRGRLRWSDQIHEIFALPRTVSDSTYDAFLALVHPADRARVQAAQEAALAGQERLDIEHRIVLRDGSEKVVHELADLKRDAQGVPIALAGTVHDITDRVRVRVEREKRQRAEEADRIKSAFLATMSHELRTPLNSIIGFTGILLQGLAGPLNAEQSKQLGMVRGSARHLLELINDVLDISKIEAGQLEVRAEAFDLPAAIERVAASVRPLAERKALALTTAVAPALGTMVSDRRRVEQILINLLNNAIKFTERGGVALTVEAATMPDAAAAVRLCVADTGIGIAPDELSSLFQPFRQLDSGLTRQHDGTGLGLAICRRLAELLGGEITASSEPGKGSKFSVLLPLRRAG; translated from the coding sequence GTGCTCGTCGAGCAGGCCGGCTTTCGCGCCGCTTCGGTCGCCTGGTCCGCCGCGGACAGCGGCCTTCTGACGCCGGTGGCCGTCTGGGGCGTCGATGGCGACGACGACGGGCTCTTGGCCGACCCCGCGCGCGATCCCTGCGCCGCCGCCTTCCGCTCCGGCCGCCCCTGCGTGCGCGCCGACCGCGGCGGCGCCGCCTTCCCCCTGCGCTGCGCCGGCCTCGTGGGCGGGGTCCTGCGCGTCGCGCTCGCGCGCGGGCGCGCCCTCGATGGCGCGGCCGCTGGGCTGCTCGAGGAGGCGGCGGCGGACATCTCCCTCGCCCTCGACCGCCTGGCGCGGGACGACCGGCGGCGGCGCGCCGAAGCGGTGCTGCGCGACGAGAAGCAGTTCGCCGACATCTTCATCGAGAGCATGCCGGGGATCCTCTACTTCTACGACGCGCAGGGGCGCTTCCTGCGCTGGAACCGGAACTTCGAGGTGGCCTCGGGCTACTCCGGGGAAGAGGTGGCGCGCATGCACCCGCACGACTTCTTCGCCGGCGAGGGGCGGGCGCGGGTCGCGGCGCGCATCGCGGAGGTGTTCGCCCACGGCGAGGCGACCGTCGAGGCCGACTTCATCGCCAAGGACGGGACGGCGACGCCGTACTTCTTCACCGGCAAGCGCGTGGAGTACGCGGGGCAGTCGTGCCTGGTCGGCGTCGGCCTGGACATCACCGACCGCCGACGCGCCGAGGCGCGGCTCGCCGAGAGCGAACGCCAGTACCGCGAGCTGGTCGAGCACGCGAACAGCATCATCCTGCGCTGGAGCGCCGACGGGCGCATCGTCTTCCTCAACGAGTTCGGCCAGCGCTTCTTCGGCTACGCGGCCGACGAGATCATCGGCCGCCACGTCGTCGGGACGATCGTGCCGCCGACCGAGAGCGGCGGGCGCGATCTGCGCCACCTCATCGACGACATCGGCGCCGACCCGGGAGCGTTCGAACAGAACGTGAACGAGAACATCCGGCGCGACGGCACGCGGATCTGGGTGGCGTGGACCAACCGCATCGTCCGCGATGCCGGCGGCCGGGTGGTCGAGATCCTCAGCATCGGTCACGACATCACCGAGCGGCGGCGCGCCGCGGAGGCGCTGCGCGAAGCCGAGCTGCGCTTCCACACGCTGTTCGAACAGACGCCGGTCGGGGTGGTGGTGCTCGACGCCGACAGCGGCGCGATCGTCGAGTGCAACGCGCAGGCGGCGCGCCAGTTGGGCTACACGCCACGGGAGCTGGCGGCGCTCCGCCTGTCCGACCTCGCCGTCGATGCCGCGCCGACCGGCGCGCTGCTGGAGCGCCTCCGACGCGAGGGTGGGCTCGAGCTGGAGACCCAGCAGCGCACCCGCGACGGCGAGGTGCGCGACGTCTTCGTCTCGGCGCGGCTGCTGGAGCTCACCGGGCGGACGGTGTGCCACTGCGTGTTCCTCGACGTCACCGACCGCACGCGGGCGGAGGCGCGCATCCGCGAGAGCGAGGCGCACCTGGTCGAGGCGCAGCGCATCGCCAAGATGGGGAGCTGGGAGCTCGACCTGCGGCGGGGCCGCCTGCGGTGGTCGGATCAGATCCACGAGATCTTCGCCCTGCCGCGGACGGTGTCCGACAGCACCTACGACGCGTTCCTCGCGCTCGTGCACCCGGCCGATCGCGCCCGCGTCCAGGCCGCGCAGGAGGCCGCGCTCGCCGGCCAGGAGCGCCTGGACATCGAGCATCGCATCGTCCTGCGCGACGGCAGCGAGAAGGTCGTGCACGAGCTCGCGGACCTCAAGCGCGACGCGCAGGGCGTGCCGATCGCGCTGGCCGGCACCGTGCACGACATCACCGACCGCGTCCGCGTCCGCGTCGAGCGCGAGAAACGCCAGCGCGCCGAGGAGGCGGACCGGATCAAATCGGCCTTCCTCGCCACCATGTCGCACGAGCTGCGCACGCCGCTCAATTCGATCATCGGATTCACCGGCATCCTGCTGCAGGGGCTGGCCGGGCCGCTGAACGCCGAGCAGAGCAAGCAACTGGGCATGGTGCGCGGCAGCGCCCGACACCTGCTCGAGCTGATCAACGACGTGCTCGACATCTCGAAGATCGAGGCCGGCCAGCTCGAGGTGCGCGCCGAGGCCTTCGACCTGCCGGCGGCGATCGAGCGGGTGGCCGCCTCGGTGCGGCCGCTGGCCGAGCGCAAGGCCCTGGCCCTGACGACCGCCGTCGCGCCGGCGCTCGGGACGATGGTGAGCGACCGCCGGCGCGTCGAGCAGATCCTGATCAACCTGCTGAACAACGCCATCAAGTTCACCGAGCGCGGCGGCGTGGCGCTCACCGTCGAGGCGGCGACGATGCCGGACGCGGCCGCCGCGGTGCGGCTGTGCGTCGCCGACACCGGCATCGGCATCGCGCCGGACGAGCTGTCCTCGCTGTTCCAGCCCTTCCGCCAGCTCGACAGCGGTCTGACCCGGCAGCACGACGGCACCGGGCTCGGCCTGGCGATCTGCCGCCGGCTCGCCGAGCTGCTCGGCGGCGAGATCACCGCCAGCAGCGAGCCGGGGAAGGGGAGCAAGTTCTCGGTGCTCCTGCCCCTGCGCCGCGCCGGCTGA
- a CDS encoding YheU family protein → MHDEQSGPVDVPLAALSAAALRGLVEEFVTRDGTDYGRRERSLDEKVRDVMRQLERGEAKIVFDPESRSATIVVARRP, encoded by the coding sequence ATGCATGATGAGCAGTCAGGTCCGGTCGACGTCCCCCTCGCGGCCCTCAGCGCCGCGGCGCTGCGCGGCCTGGTGGAGGAGTTCGTCACCCGCGACGGCACCGACTACGGCCGGCGCGAGCGGAGCCTCGACGAGAAGGTGCGCGACGTCATGCGCCAGCTCGAGCGGGGCGAGGCGAAGATCGTCTTCGATCCCGAGTCGCGCAGCGCGACCATCGTCGTCGCGCGCCGCCCGTGA
- a CDS encoding alpha/beta hydrolase: MNGPAPSPVRGAIDVGAALLDDGVRTVAAVHAAIARTPFAALRRLPAIGGGAALVQAVHDPIVTGVYAAVAAGCQALGGAARLAGEALGGGGAPRAGSRADLAVAALNGFAGDRLADAGNPLAATMGLRHRGAPLAAQRAALAAAHPAASPRLVVFVHGLACNESLWRPALHCARGRAPRIDFGRRLARDVGCSALHVRYNTGLPIADNGRALSALLETVVGEWPVAIEELVLVGHSMGGLVLRSAAHQAAGAGWTARVRHVFYLGSPHRGAPLEKAANLAAWVLGRADVTRPFAALFNRRSRGIKDLRFGALRHEDWRTDADALLRDDTADLPLLEGAAHHFVIATVTRDRRHPLGRVVGDLLVRPASAGGRPTHAGLPRVRVHHVGAATHLDLLTHPAVYEQLRQALASARP, translated from the coding sequence ATGAACGGACCCGCGCCCTCCCCGGTGCGCGGCGCGATCGACGTCGGCGCCGCGCTGCTCGACGACGGCGTCCGCACCGTCGCGGCGGTGCATGCCGCCATTGCCCGCACGCCGTTCGCGGCGCTGCGCCGGCTGCCGGCGATCGGCGGCGGCGCGGCGCTGGTGCAGGCGGTCCACGACCCCATCGTCACCGGCGTCTACGCGGCCGTCGCCGCCGGCTGCCAGGCGCTCGGTGGCGCGGCGCGATTGGCCGGGGAGGCGCTGGGAGGCGGTGGCGCGCCGCGCGCCGGATCGCGGGCCGATCTCGCGGTCGCGGCGCTCAACGGCTTCGCCGGCGACCGCCTGGCCGACGCCGGCAATCCGCTGGCAGCGACGATGGGGCTGCGCCACCGCGGCGCGCCGCTCGCGGCGCAGCGCGCGGCCCTGGCCGCTGCCCATCCCGCGGCGTCGCCGCGTCTGGTTGTCTTCGTCCACGGCCTGGCCTGCAACGAGAGCCTGTGGCGGCCGGCGCTGCACTGCGCCCGCGGTCGGGCGCCGCGGATCGACTTCGGCCGCCGCCTCGCGCGCGACGTCGGCTGCAGCGCGCTGCACGTGCGCTACAACACCGGCCTGCCCATCGCCGACAATGGCCGTGCGTTGTCGGCCCTGCTGGAGACCGTGGTCGGCGAGTGGCCGGTGGCGATCGAGGAGCTGGTCCTCGTCGGCCACAGCATGGGCGGGCTGGTGCTGCGCAGCGCCGCGCACCAGGCGGCGGGCGCCGGATGGACGGCGCGCGTGCGGCACGTGTTCTACCTCGGCTCGCCGCACCGCGGGGCGCCGCTGGAGAAGGCGGCCAACCTCGCCGCCTGGGTGCTCGGGCGCGCCGATGTCACGCGGCCGTTCGCCGCGCTGTTCAATCGGCGCAGCCGCGGCATCAAGGATCTCCGCTTCGGCGCGCTGCGCCACGAGGATTGGCGGACGGACGCGGACGCGCTGTTGCGCGACGATACCGCGGACCTGCCGTTGCTCGAGGGCGCCGCGCACCACTTCGTCATCGCCACCGTGACCCGCGACCGCCGGCATCCGCTCGGGCGCGTCGTCGGCGACCTGCTCGTTCGCCCCGCCAGCGCCGGCGGCCGCCCCACGCACGCCGGCCTGCCGCGGGTGCGCGTGCACCACGTCGGCGCCGCGACCCACCTCGACCTGCTCACCCATCCCGCCGTGTACGAGCAGCTCCGCCAGGCGCTGGCGTCCGCGCGGCCGTAG
- a CDS encoding AarF/ABC1/UbiB kinase family protein encodes MANPGRRTSDHAADAVDAAAAVLAAAAGLIDNLLARVDRLVAEASRDARAVAADAAELWDAVAAGAQGVSHAARGAPRFARVAGEMLRLVAAYRWHAVSGAGDLASLHQRHAERLYALCVELRGGVLKLGQFASSRMDLLPDAYVAALSRLQDRVPAAPLDAILERLAEEHGGDLDRFASFEPQPLAAASLAQVHAATLADGTPVVVKIQLPGIARLVEVDLAALQLVAPALRDQVPSLDLETFAAELSRAVRAELDYRAEAVHAAAFAAAFAADDDLVVPRVHAACSTDRVLVLERIEGARLTDYLDACAARGTAGAADRDRLFAILIRCVCAQVLEHGLLHADPHPGNFLVVDGPDGPRLALLDFGCVQPYAPARRRAYAGLGLAVLSGDPLRMAEHFAAMGFRSRSGDDAALRAFADLLLQAFRVDTADPLAGLRPEDALARILRLTRDNPIVAVPPDFVLLGRVFATLGGLLVRYRPRVNLFQILLPYLLRAGGEAE; translated from the coding sequence ATGGCGAATCCGGGTCGCCGGACGAGTGACCACGCCGCCGATGCCGTCGATGCCGCCGCCGCGGTGCTGGCCGCCGCCGCCGGGCTGATCGACAACCTGCTCGCCCGCGTCGACCGACTGGTCGCCGAGGCGAGCCGCGATGCTCGCGCGGTCGCCGCCGATGCCGCCGAGCTCTGGGACGCGGTGGCCGCTGGCGCCCAGGGCGTCTCCCACGCCGCGCGCGGCGCGCCGCGCTTCGCCCGCGTCGCCGGCGAGATGCTCCGCCTCGTCGCCGCCTATCGCTGGCATGCCGTCAGCGGCGCTGGCGACCTCGCATCCCTCCATCAACGCCACGCCGAGCGCCTCTACGCGCTCTGCGTCGAGCTGCGCGGCGGCGTGCTGAAGCTCGGGCAGTTCGCTTCCAGCCGCATGGACCTGCTGCCCGATGCCTACGTCGCCGCCCTGTCGCGCCTGCAGGACCGCGTGCCCGCCGCGCCGCTCGACGCCATCCTCGAGCGACTCGCCGAGGAACACGGCGGCGACCTCGACCGCTTCGCCAGCTTCGAGCCGCAACCGCTGGCCGCCGCCTCGCTGGCGCAGGTTCACGCCGCCACCCTCGCCGACGGCACCCCGGTGGTCGTGAAGATCCAGCTTCCCGGGATCGCGCGACTGGTCGAGGTCGATCTCGCGGCCCTCCAACTGGTCGCGCCGGCGCTCCGCGATCAGGTCCCGTCTCTCGACCTGGAGACGTTCGCCGCCGAATTGTCACGCGCGGTGCGCGCCGAGCTCGACTACCGCGCCGAGGCCGTCCACGCGGCCGCGTTCGCCGCTGCCTTCGCCGCCGACGACGATCTCGTCGTACCGCGCGTCCACGCGGCGTGCTCGACCGATCGGGTGCTGGTCCTGGAACGGATCGAGGGAGCGCGGCTGACCGATTACCTCGACGCCTGCGCGGCGCGGGGCACGGCCGGCGCCGCCGATCGCGACCGCCTGTTCGCGATCCTAATCCGCTGCGTCTGCGCCCAGGTGCTCGAGCACGGGTTGCTGCACGCCGATCCGCACCCGGGCAACTTTCTCGTCGTCGACGGGCCGGACGGCCCGCGCCTGGCGCTGCTCGACTTCGGCTGCGTGCAGCCGTACGCCCCGGCGCGCCGCCGCGCCTATGCCGGGCTGGGGCTGGCGGTGCTGAGCGGCGACCCGCTCCGCATGGCGGAGCACTTCGCGGCGATGGGCTTCCGCAGCCGCAGCGGTGACGACGCGGCCCTGCGCGCCTTCGCCGACCTGCTCCTGCAGGCGTTTCGCGTCGACACCGCCGACCCGCTCGCCGGACTGCGCCCGGAGGACGCGCTGGCGCGCATCCTCCGCCTCACCCGCGACAATCCGATCGTCGCCGTGCCGCCCGATTTCGTCCTGCTCGGCCGGGTGTTCGCCACCCTCGGCGGGCTGCTCGTGCGCTACCGGCCGCGCGTCAACCTGTTCCAGATCCTGCTGCCGTACCTGCTGCGCGCTGGCGGCGAGGCGGAATGA
- a CDS encoding CoA transferase, with translation MPETTNGGLLAGVRIIESSLLGPAAVGMQLADLGAEVIKVENPGGDYVRKMAFPIIDGISLLHWHLNRGKRSIVLDLRKPEGVAAYLDLVRGADAVIEAMRPGALERRGVGFAKMCEVNPRIVFCQISGYGMTGPYKDMPSHGIAYDAWAGVARPTINADGQPTIPSYTTIGINAGPLYAALGICAAIIRARATGAPARFEVAQSDAAAAFNWNGIEGNKAYERPEDEVTGNDGDGKGARRPVGDNSMTESVRYQYYRSRDGIVLFMASEREFWKNFCEGVGRPDLFEQNPGAKYADHARGNVALRRTLDEIFATRSTAEWVRFGQEVNTPLCPVNDVKSITRDPQFLDRLPLRPYRDAGTDLMPSPIKPIGESLPVPAKAAVEAGRDTDAVLRDVLGYDSARIAALRAAGALG, from the coding sequence ATGCCAGAGACCACGAACGGCGGCCTGCTCGCCGGGGTGCGGATCATCGAGAGCTCGCTGCTCGGACCGGCAGCGGTGGGCATGCAGCTCGCCGATCTCGGCGCCGAGGTGATCAAGGTCGAGAACCCCGGCGGCGACTACGTCCGCAAGATGGCGTTCCCGATCATCGACGGCATCTCGCTGCTCCACTGGCACCTGAACCGTGGCAAGCGCAGCATCGTCCTCGACCTGCGCAAGCCGGAGGGCGTCGCCGCCTATCTCGACCTGGTGCGCGGCGCCGACGCGGTGATCGAGGCGATGCGCCCGGGGGCGCTCGAGCGGCGCGGCGTCGGCTTCGCGAAGATGTGCGAGGTCAACCCGCGCATCGTCTTCTGCCAGATCTCCGGCTACGGCATGACCGGGCCGTACAAGGACATGCCGAGCCACGGCATCGCCTACGACGCCTGGGCCGGCGTCGCGCGGCCGACGATCAACGCCGACGGCCAGCCGACGATCCCCAGCTACACGACCATCGGCATCAACGCCGGGCCGCTCTACGCGGCGCTCGGCATCTGCGCCGCGATCATCCGCGCCCGCGCCACCGGCGCGCCGGCCCGCTTCGAGGTCGCGCAGAGCGACGCCGCGGCGGCGTTCAACTGGAACGGCATCGAGGGCAACAAGGCCTACGAGCGGCCGGAGGACGAGGTCACCGGCAACGACGGCGACGGCAAGGGCGCGCGCCGCCCGGTGGGCGACAATTCGATGACCGAATCGGTCCGCTACCAGTACTACCGCTCGCGCGACGGCATCGTCCTCTTCATGGCCTCGGAGCGCGAGTTCTGGAAGAACTTCTGCGAGGGCGTCGGCCGGCCCGACCTGTTCGAGCAGAACCCCGGCGCGAAGTACGCCGATCACGCGCGCGGCAACGTCGCCCTGCGGCGCACCCTCGACGAGATCTTCGCCACCCGCAGCACCGCCGAGTGGGTGCGCTTCGGCCAGGAGGTCAACACCCCGCTCTGCCCGGTGAACGACGTGAAGTCGATCACCCGCGATCCGCAGTTCCTCGATCGCCTGCCGCTGCGCCCGTACCGGGACGCGGGTACGGACCTGATGCCGTCGCCGATCAAGCCGATCGGCGAGTCGCTGCCGGTGCCGGCAAAGGCGGCCGTGGAAGCCGGCCGCGATACCGACGCCGTGCTGCGCGACGTGCTCGGGTACGACAGCGCGCGGATCGCCGCCCTGCGCGCCGCCGGTGCCCTCGGATGA
- a CDS encoding O-acetyl-ADP-ribose deacetylase encodes MTSDLAGRLELVRDDITRQDTAAIVNAANTSLLGGGGVDGAIHRAGGAAILAECQALGGCATGDAKITTGGRLRARHVIHAVGPVYRGGGDREAALLASAYRRSLELASAHGVRSLAFPSISTGAYGYPIRAAARIAIDTVSEYLRAHPEIDLVRFVVFSEADLAVYAELLQAGSGRPVPPVGGAPSDD; translated from the coding sequence ATGACCAGCGATCTCGCAGGCCGTCTCGAGCTCGTCCGGGATGACATCACGCGGCAGGACACCGCCGCCATCGTCAACGCCGCCAACACCAGTCTGCTCGGCGGCGGTGGGGTGGACGGCGCCATCCACCGCGCCGGCGGCGCGGCGATCCTCGCCGAGTGCCAAGCGCTCGGTGGCTGCGCCACCGGCGATGCGAAGATCACCACCGGCGGCAGGCTGCGCGCCCGCCACGTCATCCACGCCGTGGGCCCCGTGTACCGGGGCGGCGGCGACCGCGAGGCCGCGCTGCTGGCCAGCGCCTATCGGCGCAGCCTGGAGCTCGCCAGCGCCCACGGCGTGCGCTCGCTCGCCTTCCCGTCGATCAGCACCGGCGCGTATGGATATCCGATCCGCGCCGCGGCGCGGATCGCCATCGACACGGTGTCCGAGTACCTGCGGGCGCACCCGGAGATCGACCTGGTCCGCTTCGTGGTGTTCAGCGAGGCGGACCTGGCGGTGTACGCGGAGCTGCTGCAGGCTGGCAGTGGCCGCCCTGTCCCGCCGGTCGGGGGAGCGCCATCCGACGATTGA
- a CDS encoding VCBS repeat-containing protein: MIAIAQGHKCRILRGLSRGTIRANSFDKLRPRSESLIRCVPVRSRRLRPIANTKEGSRMLRPRVVLGALLSTLLTAHSALAVINFVGADLTSVPPQPDFMATGDLNNDGLADVVVISPASKDVTTYLASTTSPSRFAPARSIRVGDTLRGLALGDINRDGRLDVVVADQAANGVHVLLGRGDGTYQDPYFITVPSSRNPYGVAIANFDDSGAPDLAVIDRRQNKVFILLNDNGSPPRFRRGGDFEVGVGPEQILAIDLNKDGKPDIVTLDLGGPRVKDVSVALFKRVQQGFPEFEKAVQYVAGANPSDMISADFNGDGVPDVAMLNRPSGSARASQIDVMMATGTGTLLPPPGIQVPCPFFTNGQPCRALALSSGDYDGNGTIDLVVALTDPRSRGSGAQLIDALYALGGRGDGGFVPGPVFAIQKAPRSIATGDVTGDGKPDVMIGSQRSLSLQAFINVGSPGGSGNGASCQTGDECLSARCTNGVCCGSQCAASEVCNIPGREGVCVPESTGMLTDCQDPRDCGEGQPYCVGNVCCDSPCDGGTCAQPGYEGVCVPLLGDGSECTQDAKCASGFCSDNGRCCKEACEGGFCDEFGTCSPLASNGSDCTENAQCASNVCDAFDLICCNRKCLADEEFCNPDGRCTSFNPATPAVTVTGTGGNRTSTPTPTRTPRPNPAPDGELCSVEGDCQSGNCVNEVCCAVSQCLTNQHCAEGSGQCVDGGTPTRTFTPTRIPTEPQANPCQPSPCPKGQKCVVGTDGGPICIATSSSSGCSTSDSGGPGNLLVLTAMPLLFWAGRRWQLQRASVRAQRSSR; encoded by the coding sequence GTGATCGCAATCGCGCAGGGCCATAAATGCCGTATTCTACGGGGCCTTTCGCGCGGCACGATCCGTGCGAATTCGTTTGACAAACTCAGACCGCGAAGTGAATCTTTGATCCGTTGCGTTCCTGTTCGGAGCCGTCGGCTTCGGCCAATCGCCAACACGAAAGAGGGGTCCCGCATGCTTCGTCCTCGCGTTGTACTCGGCGCGCTGTTGTCCACACTGCTGACCGCGCACTCGGCGCTGGCAGTGATCAACTTCGTCGGCGCCGACTTGACGAGTGTTCCGCCGCAGCCAGACTTCATGGCCACCGGGGACCTCAACAACGATGGCCTCGCGGACGTCGTGGTGATCAGTCCGGCCAGCAAGGACGTCACCACCTACCTCGCGAGCACCACCTCGCCATCGCGCTTCGCACCGGCGCGGTCGATCCGGGTCGGTGACACACTGCGCGGGCTGGCCCTGGGCGACATCAACCGGGACGGCCGGCTGGACGTCGTGGTGGCCGATCAGGCGGCGAACGGCGTGCACGTTCTGCTCGGCCGCGGTGACGGCACCTATCAGGATCCGTACTTCATCACCGTCCCCAGCTCGCGCAACCCCTACGGCGTCGCGATCGCCAACTTCGACGATTCGGGCGCGCCGGACCTGGCGGTGATCGATCGCCGGCAGAACAAGGTCTTCATCCTCCTCAACGACAACGGCTCGCCGCCGCGGTTTCGCCGCGGCGGGGACTTCGAGGTGGGGGTCGGTCCCGAACAGATCTTGGCGATCGACCTCAACAAAGACGGCAAACCCGACATCGTGACTCTGGATCTCGGCGGTCCACGAGTGAAGGACGTCTCGGTCGCCCTGTTCAAGCGCGTCCAGCAGGGCTTCCCCGAGTTCGAGAAGGCGGTGCAGTATGTCGCGGGCGCGAATCCGAGCGACATGATCTCGGCCGACTTCAACGGTGACGGCGTGCCCGACGTCGCCATGCTGAATCGCCCGAGCGGTTCCGCGCGGGCGAGCCAGATCGACGTCATGATGGCAACCGGCACGGGGACCTTGCTGCCGCCGCCGGGAATCCAGGTGCCGTGCCCGTTCTTCACCAATGGACAGCCCTGCCGAGCGCTGGCGCTGTCCAGCGGCGACTATGACGGCAACGGCACGATCGACCTGGTCGTCGCCCTGACCGACCCGCGGTCGCGGGGGTCAGGCGCCCAACTGATCGATGCGTTGTACGCGCTCGGCGGTCGCGGCGATGGCGGCTTCGTTCCCGGTCCCGTGTTCGCGATCCAGAAGGCGCCGCGATCGATCGCGACCGGTGACGTCACGGGTGACGGCAAGCCGGACGTGATGATCGGTTCCCAGCGCTCGCTCAGTTTGCAAGCGTTCATCAACGTCGGCTCGCCGGGCGGTTCCGGCAACGGGGCCTCCTGCCAGACCGGCGACGAGTGTCTCTCCGCCCGTTGCACCAATGGCGTCTGCTGCGGCTCGCAGTGCGCGGCGAGCGAAGTCTGCAACATTCCCGGCCGGGAAGGGGTCTGCGTGCCGGAATCGACCGGGATGCTGACCGACTGCCAGGACCCCCGCGACTGCGGCGAGGGGCAGCCGTACTGCGTCGGCAACGTCTGTTGCGACAGCCCGTGCGACGGGGGCACCTGCGCGCAGCCCGGGTACGAGGGCGTGTGCGTGCCGCTGCTCGGCGACGGCTCCGAGTGCACGCAGGACGCGAAGTGCGCCTCGGGCTTCTGCAGCGACAACGGCCGCTGCTGCAAGGAGGCGTGCGAGGGCGGTTTCTGCGACGAGTTCGGCACCTGCTCGCCGCTCGCCAGCAATGGCTCGGACTGCACCGAGAACGCGCAGTGCGCCTCCAACGTCTGCGACGCCTTCGACCTGATCTGCTGCAATCGCAAGTGTCTGGCCGATGAGGAATTCTGCAATCCCGACGGCCGCTGCACGTCGTTCAATCCCGCCACTCCCGCGGTCACCGTCACCGGGACGGGCGGCAATCGAACCTCGACCCCGACGCCGACCCGCACGCCGCGACCGAACCCGGCGCCCGACGGCGAGCTGTGCTCGGTGGAAGGCGATTGCCAGTCGGGCAACTGCGTCAACGAGGTGTGCTGCGCGGTCAGCCAGTGCTTGACGAATCAGCACTGCGCCGAGGGCAGCGGCCAGTGCGTCGACGGCGGCACGCCGACCCGCACCTTCACGCCGACCCGCATTCCGACCGAGCCGCAAGCGAACCCCTGTCAGCCCAGTCCGTGCCCGAAGGGCCAGAAGTGCGTCGTCGGCACGGACGGCGGGCCGATCTGCATCGCCACCAGCTCGAGCAGCGGCTGCTCGACGAGCGACAGCGGTGGCCCTGGGAACCTCCTGGTGCTGACGGCGATGCCGCTGCTCTTCTGGGCCGGCCGCCGCTGGCAATTGCAGCGCGCCAGCGTGCGCGCCCAGCGCTCGTCGCGCTGA